From Luteococcus japonicus, one genomic window encodes:
- a CDS encoding class E sortase produces MARSSRRGPRASTIIGGILLLVGLGVLGWAGWQFFGTNITSRQAATRQVDELRDSWARDGQPGKVADGKQVPGQAIALMRIPQLGGERPVLAGTDADTLSKGIGWYEGTAAPGEVGNFAVAGHRITRGEPFRHLLELDKGAEVVVETREAIFTYELDSGASQLTVADVDGGWVLDPVPGKPTAKPSRAILTLTTCQDLFHSPDRSVAFAHLVKTEKK; encoded by the coding sequence GTGGCACGGTCGTCGCGCCGGGGGCCGCGCGCCTCGACGATCATCGGGGGCATCCTGCTCCTGGTGGGTCTGGGCGTGCTCGGTTGGGCCGGATGGCAGTTCTTCGGCACCAACATCACCTCCCGGCAGGCGGCCACCCGGCAGGTCGACGAGCTGCGTGACTCGTGGGCCAGGGACGGACAGCCGGGAAAGGTTGCCGACGGCAAGCAGGTGCCTGGCCAGGCCATTGCCCTGATGCGGATTCCTCAGCTCGGGGGAGAGCGGCCAGTGCTTGCGGGCACCGACGCCGACACCCTCAGCAAGGGGATCGGCTGGTACGAGGGCACTGCGGCACCGGGCGAGGTGGGCAACTTCGCCGTCGCCGGCCACCGGATCACCCGGGGCGAGCCCTTCCGTCACCTTCTGGAGCTGGACAAGGGCGCGGAGGTGGTCGTGGAGACCCGGGAGGCCATCTTCACCTATGAGCTGGACAGCGGTGCCTCGCAGCTGACGGTCGCCGACGTCGATGGCGGCTGGGTGCTGGACCCGGTGCCCGGCAAGCCGACGGCCAAGCCCTCCAGGGCGATTCTGACCCTCACCACCTGCCAAGACCTCTTCCACTCACCGGACCGTTCCGTCGCCTTCGCCCACCTGGTGAAGACGGAAAAGAAGTAG
- the pyrE gene encoding orotate phosphoribosyltransferase codes for MTDREELIEHVKNLAVVHGKVTLASGKEADYYVDMRRVTLDGAAAPVVGRVMRDLVADWDFEAVGGLTLGADPIAVAMLHTAAHDGGRLDAFVVRKAEKAHGMQRRIEGTEVSGRKVLVVEDTSTTGGSALTAVEALREAGAEVVGVACIVDRNTGAKETIETAGLQYRYALGLEDLGL; via the coding sequence ATGACCGATCGCGAAGAGCTCATCGAGCACGTCAAGAACCTGGCCGTCGTGCACGGCAAGGTCACCCTGGCCAGCGGCAAGGAGGCCGACTACTACGTGGACATGCGCCGCGTGACGCTGGACGGCGCCGCCGCTCCCGTCGTCGGCCGCGTCATGCGCGACCTCGTCGCCGACTGGGACTTCGAGGCCGTCGGAGGCCTCACACTGGGCGCCGACCCGATCGCCGTCGCCATGCTGCACACCGCCGCGCACGACGGTGGCCGCCTCGACGCCTTCGTGGTGCGCAAGGCCGAGAAGGCCCACGGCATGCAGCGCCGGATCGAGGGCACCGAGGTCTCGGGACGCAAGGTGCTCGTGGTCGAGGACACCTCCACCACCGGTGGCTCCGCGCTGACCGCCGTCGAGGCGTTGCGCGAGGCGGGTGCCGAGGTGGTGGGCGTCGCCTGCATCGTCGACCGCAACACCGGCGCCAAGGAGACCATCGAGACCGCGGGGCTGCAGTACCGCTACGCGCTGGGTCTGGAGGACCTGGGGCTCTGA
- a CDS encoding LemA family protein, whose protein sequence is MWTILFILLGLLVLAGILFIAPYNGFVRQRNVIQESWRQVDVELNRRYELLPNLVETVRAYAGHERNTLEEITKLRSQAMALSQGGAAEADPERANVEAQLSGAVRNMMVSVEAYPELRSNQNFLELQRQLAETEDRIAAGRRFYNANVRAYNTKVESVPSNIVANMFHFEKATYFEVNDAAVRQAPDVNFGEISYRGDAPQQHAPGVNQAASATSNELPNPQAPQAQQAWQPEQQAQPRPRDGQ, encoded by the coding sequence ATGTGGACCATCCTGTTCATCCTGCTGGGCCTGTTGGTGCTTGCGGGCATCCTGTTCATCGCGCCCTACAACGGCTTCGTCCGCCAGCGCAATGTGATCCAGGAGTCCTGGCGCCAGGTCGACGTGGAGCTGAACCGGCGTTATGAGTTGCTGCCCAACCTCGTCGAGACGGTGCGCGCCTATGCCGGACACGAGCGCAACACCCTGGAGGAGATCACCAAGCTCCGCAGCCAGGCGATGGCCCTGTCCCAGGGCGGCGCCGCGGAGGCCGATCCGGAGCGGGCCAATGTCGAGGCCCAGCTGTCCGGTGCGGTGCGCAACATGATGGTCAGCGTCGAGGCCTACCCAGAGCTGCGCAGCAACCAGAACTTCCTCGAGCTGCAGCGCCAGCTGGCCGAGACCGAGGACCGGATCGCCGCCGGTCGTCGCTTCTACAACGCCAACGTGCGCGCCTACAACACCAAGGTGGAGTCGGTGCCCAGCAACATCGTGGCCAACATGTTCCACTTCGAGAAGGCCACCTACTTCGAGGTGAACGACGCCGCCGTGCGCCAGGCGCCCGACGTGAACTTCGGGGAGATCAGCTACCGCGGCGACGCCCCGCAGCAGCATGCCCCGGGCGTCAACCAGGCCGCCTCGGCCACCAGCAATGAGCTGCCCAACCCACAGGCTCCCCAGGCTCAGCAGGCCTGGCAGCCCGAGCAGCAGGCCCAGCCGCGGCCGCGCGACGGTCAGTGA
- a CDS encoding DedA family protein encodes MSSMLLTPMLMPDWLDPATLIHNLGNWALWGVALILFLECAIFPVLPGDSLLFTVGMFIAMTPPSITFGSMSKPMVYVVACLIMTVFAIVGNVAGYYVGKFVSPWLFKPRDNFFGKIFSEKHLQQSHDFFERYGSKALVLGRFVPFVRTFVTMVAGASHMNFRHFITWTAVGGVIWVWGVTLLGYLLGNVKFIGDNIDLVLLLIVFISVVPMIVEYLNEKRKAKKEEAA; translated from the coding sequence ATGAGCAGCATGCTGCTGACCCCGATGCTGATGCCCGACTGGCTGGACCCGGCAACCCTGATCCACAACCTGGGCAACTGGGCACTGTGGGGCGTGGCCCTGATCCTCTTCCTCGAGTGCGCCATCTTCCCGGTGCTGCCCGGTGACTCGCTGCTGTTCACCGTCGGCATGTTCATCGCGATGACCCCCCCGTCAATCACCTTCGGCAGCATGAGCAAGCCGATGGTCTACGTCGTCGCCTGCCTGATCATGACCGTCTTCGCGATCGTCGGGAATGTCGCCGGTTACTACGTCGGCAAGTTCGTCAGTCCCTGGCTGTTCAAGCCGCGGGACAACTTCTTCGGCAAGATATTCAGCGAGAAGCACCTCCAGCAGTCACACGACTTCTTCGAGCGCTATGGCTCCAAGGCGCTGGTGCTCGGCCGCTTCGTGCCCTTCGTGCGCACCTTCGTCACGATGGTGGCCGGCGCCTCGCACATGAACTTCCGCCACTTCATCACCTGGACCGCCGTCGGTGGCGTCATCTGGGTCTGGGGCGTCACCCTCCTGGGCTACCTGCTCGGCAATGTGAAGTTCATCGGCGACAACATCGACCTGGTGCTGCTGCTGATCGTCTTCATCTCCGTCGTGCCGATGATCGTCGAGTACCTCAACGAGAAGCGCAAGGCCAAGAAGGAAGAGGCCGCCTGA
- a CDS encoding TrmH family RNA methyltransferase — protein sequence MDPELLAVGDRRNVLDEFRYWRLEAIVEELDTRRHGLHVAIQNWEHDFNIGSMVRTANAFNVAGVHIVGRRRWNRRGAMVTDRYLHVHHHPDVASLVTWLDEHGVSPVGVDNLPGSVPLEQEPLPEKCCLVFGSEGPGLTEEMVAACSKLVAITQYGSTRSINAGAAAAIAVYSWALQHAR from the coding sequence CTGGACCCGGAGCTGCTGGCCGTCGGGGATCGCCGCAATGTTCTCGACGAGTTCCGCTACTGGCGGCTGGAGGCCATCGTGGAGGAGCTCGACACGCGGCGCCATGGCCTGCACGTCGCCATCCAGAACTGGGAGCACGACTTCAACATCGGTTCGATGGTTCGCACCGCCAATGCCTTCAACGTCGCCGGCGTGCACATCGTCGGGCGGAGACGGTGGAATCGTCGTGGCGCCATGGTCACCGACCGCTACCTGCACGTGCACCACCATCCGGATGTCGCCTCCCTCGTCACCTGGCTCGACGAGCACGGCGTGAGCCCGGTGGGCGTGGACAACCTGCCCGGCAGCGTGCCCCTGGAGCAAGAGCCGCTCCCGGAGAAGTGCTGTCTGGTCTTCGGTTCCGAGGGGCCCGGCCTGACCGAGGAGATGGTGGCCGCCTGCTCGAAGTTGGTCGCGATCACCCAGTACGGGTCAACCCGGTCCATCAACGCCGGTGCAGCCGCGGCCATCGCGGTGTACTCCTGGGCGCTCCAGCACGCCCGGTGA
- a CDS encoding GntR family transcriptional regulator has protein sequence MEVVDDDRVITTKRAQVRQILERRIREELHAGDALESERELVGQLGVSRVTIRQAIADLVEAGLLEKTQGKGTFVTGPRINSRLHLMSFSREMRARGLKPRTQVLSAAEEPASEEVAERLRIAPGDQVVRLERLRTADGTPMAHEVGWYPSALFPGLLQHNLAAVYDLMVERYGLDATHGEQSVSAEAADMDSARILGIARRAPLLVQERLTFADQTPVEFSLSRYRADRYRIHSTLLPRAQARAEDAAEHPTMGS, from the coding sequence ATGGAGGTCGTCGACGACGACAGGGTGATCACCACCAAGAGGGCGCAGGTGCGCCAGATCCTCGAGCGTCGCATCCGTGAGGAACTGCACGCTGGTGACGCCCTGGAATCGGAGCGGGAGCTGGTGGGTCAGCTCGGTGTCAGCCGGGTGACCATCCGTCAGGCCATCGCGGACCTCGTGGAGGCCGGCCTGCTGGAGAAGACCCAGGGCAAGGGCACCTTCGTCACCGGCCCCCGGATCAATTCACGCCTGCACCTGATGAGTTTCAGTCGCGAGATGCGGGCCCGTGGCCTCAAGCCGCGCACCCAGGTCCTGTCCGCGGCGGAGGAACCGGCCAGTGAGGAAGTGGCCGAACGCCTCCGGATTGCCCCGGGGGACCAGGTGGTCCGGTTGGAGCGGCTGCGGACGGCGGACGGCACTCCGATGGCCCACGAGGTGGGTTGGTACCCCTCGGCCCTCTTCCCTGGTCTCTTGCAGCACAACCTGGCGGCCGTCTACGACCTGATGGTGGAGCGCTACGGGCTCGACGCCACCCACGGCGAGCAGAGCGTGAGCGCCGAGGCCGCGGACATGGACAGTGCGCGGATCCTGGGGATCGCCCGTCGGGCGCCCCTCCTGGTCCAGGAGCGGCTCACCTTCGCCGACCAGACGCCGGTGGAGTTCTCCTTGAGCCGTTACCGTGCGGACCGCTACCGCATCCACTCCACCCTGCTGCCACGCGCCCAGGCCCGCGCCGAGGACGCGGCCGAGCACCCTACGATGGGGTCATGA
- the fbaA gene encoding class II fructose-bisphosphate aldolase has protein sequence MPIASPEVYAEMYEKAKAGKFAYPAINITSSQTINAALKGFADAGSDGILQVSTGGAEYGSGPSIKNMVTGAVALADYAREVAKNYPINVGLHTDHCPEPKLDGYVRPLLKLSAERVAQGQDPIFNSHMWDGSALDDVEKNLQIAEELLAQTKANHQILEIEIGAVGGEEDGVVGEINDKLYTSVEDALRTAEVLGLGEKGSYLTAFTFGNVHGVYKPGNVKLRPEILKDLQAAVAKKYGTDEKPFFLVFHGGSGSTEQEISDAVDFGVVKMNVDTDTQYAFTRPVVDHMMKNYDGVLKIDGEIGNKKQYDPRAWGKSAEAGMSQRIVEACQQLRSAGTHTA, from the coding sequence ATGCCCATCGCATCTCCCGAGGTCTACGCCGAAATGTACGAGAAGGCGAAGGCAGGCAAGTTCGCCTACCCCGCCATCAACATCACCTCGTCGCAGACCATCAATGCGGCCCTCAAGGGCTTCGCGGATGCGGGTTCGGACGGCATCCTCCAGGTTTCCACCGGTGGCGCCGAGTACGGCTCCGGCCCGAGCATCAAGAACATGGTGACCGGCGCCGTCGCGCTGGCTGACTACGCCCGCGAGGTGGCCAAGAACTACCCCATCAACGTCGGCCTGCACACCGACCACTGCCCCGAGCCCAAGCTCGATGGCTACGTCCGCCCGCTGCTGAAGCTCTCGGCCGAGCGCGTCGCCCAGGGCCAGGACCCGATCTTCAACTCCCACATGTGGGACGGCTCCGCCCTCGACGACGTCGAGAAGAACCTGCAGATCGCCGAGGAGCTGCTGGCCCAGACCAAGGCCAACCACCAGATCCTCGAGATCGAGATCGGCGCCGTCGGCGGCGAGGAGGACGGTGTCGTCGGCGAGATCAACGACAAGCTGTACACCTCCGTCGAGGACGCCCTGCGCACCGCCGAGGTCCTCGGCCTGGGCGAGAAGGGTTCCTACCTGACTGCCTTCACCTTCGGCAACGTGCACGGCGTGTACAAGCCCGGCAACGTGAAGCTCCGCCCGGAGATCCTCAAGGACCTGCAGGCGGCTGTCGCGAAGAAGTACGGCACCGACGAGAAGCCCTTCTTCCTGGTCTTCCACGGCGGTTCCGGCTCCACCGAGCAGGAGATCTCCGACGCCGTCGACTTCGGCGTCGTCAAGATGAACGTCGACACCGACACCCAGTACGCCTTCACCCGCCCCGTCGTGGATCACATGATGAAGAACTACGACGGCGTGCTCAAGATCGACGGCGAGATCGGCAACAAGAAGCAGTACGACCCCCGCGCCTGGGGCAAGAGCGCCGAGGCCGGCATGTCGCAGCGCATCGTCGAGGCCTGCCAGCAGCTGCGTTCGGCCGGTACCCACACCGCCTGA
- a CDS encoding methylmalonyl-CoA carboxytransferase subunit 5S — translation MSPRQIGVTEVALRDAHQSLMATRMAMEDMVEACADIDAAGYWSVECWGGATFDSCIRFLNEDPWERLRTFRKLLPNSKLQMLLRGQNLLGYRHYEDMVVEKFVEKSAENGMDVFRVFDALNDPRNMAQAMQAVKKTGKHAQGTICYTISPLHTTEGYVKLAGQLLDMGADSIAFKDMAALLKPQPAYDIIRGIKETYGEDTQINVHCHSTTGVTMVTLMKAIEAGADVVDTAISSMSLGPGHNPTESLVEMLEGTEYSTGLDMDRLISIRDHFATIRPKYKAFESATLVDTDIFRSQIPGGMLSNMESQLKAQGAGDRIKEVMEEVPVVKKDAGFPPLVTPSSQIVGTQAVFNVLMGRYKVMTGEFADLMLGYYGECIGERNPEVVELAKAQQKKDVITGRPADLLEPEWEKLETDAAALPGFNGTEEDVLTNAMFPGVAPKFFASRQDGPKNVGKTAEQLQREQDVAAGKAQALSSPITYSVSFDGRQHSVKVEPA, via the coding sequence ATGAGTCCGCGACAAATTGGCGTTACCGAGGTCGCTCTCCGCGACGCACACCAGAGCCTGATGGCAACCCGTATGGCCATGGAGGACATGGTCGAAGCCTGTGCTGACATCGATGCAGCCGGCTACTGGTCTGTGGAGTGTTGGGGCGGTGCCACCTTCGATTCCTGCATCCGATTCCTGAACGAAGACCCGTGGGAGCGTCTGCGCACGTTCCGCAAGCTGCTGCCCAACAGCAAGCTGCAGATGCTGCTGCGTGGCCAGAACCTGCTGGGTTACCGTCACTACGAAGACATGGTCGTCGAGAAGTTCGTCGAGAAGTCGGCAGAGAACGGCATGGACGTCTTCCGCGTCTTCGACGCCCTGAACGATCCCCGCAACATGGCCCAGGCCATGCAGGCCGTGAAGAAGACGGGCAAGCACGCCCAGGGCACCATCTGCTACACCATCTCCCCGCTGCACACCACCGAGGGCTACGTGAAGCTCGCCGGCCAGCTGCTGGACATGGGTGCCGATTCCATCGCCTTCAAGGACATGGCGGCCCTGCTCAAGCCGCAGCCCGCCTACGACATCATCCGTGGCATCAAGGAGACCTACGGCGAGGACACCCAGATCAACGTCCACTGCCACTCCACCACCGGCGTGACCATGGTCACCCTGATGAAGGCCATCGAGGCCGGCGCCGACGTCGTCGACACCGCCATCAGCTCGATGTCGCTCGGCCCGGGCCACAACCCCACCGAGTCCCTCGTCGAGATGCTCGAGGGCACCGAATACAGCACCGGGCTGGACATGGACCGGCTTATCAGCATCCGCGACCACTTCGCGACGATCCGCCCGAAGTACAAGGCCTTCGAGTCCGCCACTCTGGTGGACACCGACATCTTCCGCAGCCAGATCCCCGGCGGCATGCTCTCCAACATGGAGAGCCAGCTCAAGGCCCAGGGCGCTGGCGACCGGATCAAGGAGGTCATGGAGGAGGTGCCCGTCGTCAAGAAGGACGCCGGTTTCCCGCCGCTGGTGACCCCGTCCAGCCAGATCGTCGGCACTCAGGCCGTCTTCAACGTCCTGATGGGCCGTTACAAGGTGATGACCGGCGAATTCGCCGACCTGATGCTGGGCTACTACGGCGAGTGCATCGGCGAGCGCAACCCCGAGGTTGTCGAGCTGGCCAAGGCGCAGCAGAAGAAGGACGTCATCACCGGCCGTCCGGCCGATCTGCTCGAGCCCGAGTGGGAGAAGCTGGAGACCGATGCCGCGGCTCTGCCCGGCTTCAACGGCACCGAAGAGGATGTCCTCACCAACGCGATGTTCCCGGGTGTCGCCCCGAAGTTCTTCGCCTCCCGTCAGGATGGCCCGAAGAATGTCGGCAAGACCGCCGAGCAGCTCCAGCGCGAGCAGGACGTTGCCGCGGGCAAGGCGCAGGCCCTCAGCTCGCCGATCACCTACAGCGTCAGCTTCGACGGGCGCCAGCACAGCGTCAAGGTCGAGCCGGCCTGA
- a CDS encoding acyl-CoA carboxylase subunit beta translates to MAKHTMAERLEHLASERARVHAGGGEKRIEKQHEKGKMTARERVDALLDPGTMLEDGAFRKNRTTFFGMDKADMPADGVITGAGAVLGRPIHFASQDFTVSGGSAGETHNIKVAEALHASLETGTPFVFINDSGGARVQEGIDSLSGYGKVFYENVLLSGVVPQISIIAGPCAGGAVYSPALTDFIIQTRKAHMFITGPGVIKQVTGEDVTQDELGGADAQMSSGVVSFVADDDEQALLIAKKLLSFLPQNNAEDAPIVAPDENVASNEKLRGIIPEESNKGYDVREVIREIVDRGDFLEVRAGWAKNLVVGFGRVVGRTVGFIANNPSVMSGVLDIDSSDKGSTFIRFCNAFNIPIVNLVDVPGFLPGVAQERGGIIRHGAKMLFAYSAATVPKITIVMRKAYGGSYLAMCSKDLGADKVFAWPSAEIAVMGAEGAAAVVFRREIAAAEDPEARKKELVEEYRETFSTPYMAAARGQVDDIIDPADTRRQIALTLEILQSKRQLRPAKKHGLEPA, encoded by the coding sequence ATGGCAAAGCACACCATGGCAGAGCGCCTCGAGCATCTGGCCAGTGAGCGGGCCCGAGTCCATGCAGGTGGCGGCGAGAAGCGCATCGAGAAGCAGCACGAGAAGGGCAAGATGACTGCCCGGGAACGTGTGGATGCCCTGCTCGATCCCGGCACCATGCTGGAGGACGGCGCCTTCCGCAAGAACCGCACCACCTTCTTCGGGATGGACAAGGCGGACATGCCCGCCGATGGCGTCATCACCGGAGCTGGTGCGGTGCTCGGACGTCCCATCCACTTCGCCTCGCAGGACTTCACCGTCTCCGGTGGCTCCGCGGGCGAGACGCACAACATCAAGGTGGCCGAAGCGCTGCACGCCTCGCTCGAGACGGGCACGCCCTTCGTCTTCATCAATGACTCGGGCGGCGCCCGTGTCCAGGAGGGCATCGACTCGCTGTCCGGTTACGGCAAGGTCTTCTACGAGAATGTCCTGCTGTCCGGCGTCGTGCCGCAGATCTCGATCATCGCCGGCCCCTGCGCCGGTGGCGCGGTCTACAGCCCGGCCCTGACCGATTTCATCATCCAGACCCGCAAGGCCCACATGTTCATCACGGGCCCCGGCGTCATCAAGCAGGTCACAGGTGAGGACGTCACGCAGGACGAGCTCGGCGGCGCCGACGCCCAGATGTCCTCCGGTGTGGTCAGCTTCGTCGCCGACGACGACGAGCAGGCCCTGCTGATCGCGAAGAAGCTGCTCAGCTTCCTGCCGCAGAACAATGCGGAGGATGCGCCGATCGTCGCTCCCGACGAGAATGTGGCGTCCAACGAGAAGCTGCGCGGGATCATCCCCGAGGAGAGCAACAAGGGCTACGACGTGCGCGAGGTGATTCGCGAGATCGTGGACCGGGGCGACTTCCTCGAGGTGCGCGCGGGCTGGGCGAAGAACCTCGTGGTCGGCTTCGGCCGCGTCGTGGGCCGCACCGTCGGCTTCATCGCCAACAACCCGTCGGTGATGTCGGGCGTGCTGGACATCGACTCCTCTGACAAGGGTTCGACCTTCATCCGCTTCTGCAATGCCTTCAACATCCCGATCGTGAACCTCGTCGACGTGCCCGGCTTCCTGCCGGGTGTCGCCCAGGAACGCGGCGGCATCATCCGCCACGGCGCGAAGATGCTGTTCGCCTACTCGGCGGCCACCGTCCCGAAGATCACCATCGTGATGCGCAAGGCCTACGGCGGTTCGTACCTGGCGATGTGCTCGAAGGACCTGGGCGCTGACAAGGTCTTCGCCTGGCCGAGCGCCGAGATTGCCGTGATGGGTGCCGAGGGTGCCGCGGCCGTGGTCTTCCGTCGGGAGATCGCCGCTGCCGAGGATCCCGAGGCCCGCAAGAAGGAACTCGTCGAGGAGTACCGCGAGACCTTCTCCACGCCCTACATGGCTGCCGCTCGTGGCCAGGTCGACGACATCATCGATCCTGCCGACACTCGTCGTCAGATCGCCTTGACGCTGGAGATCCTGCAGAGCAAGCGCCAGCTTCGTCCCGCCAAGAAGCACGGCCTCGAGCCGGCCTGA
- a CDS encoding biotin/lipoyl-containing protein, with translation MKLKVTVNGQEYVIDVEVEEEQQTLAPIVIGGGGPMAAPAPGTASMPAGSSNAVVAPLAGSVARILVKEGDEVTAGQVLVVLEAMKMETEITAPAAGKVGSILVEAGTPVQGGQALIELA, from the coding sequence ATGAAACTGAAGGTGACCGTCAACGGTCAGGAATATGTGATCGACGTCGAGGTGGAGGAGGAGCAGCAGACGCTGGCTCCCATCGTGATCGGTGGCGGCGGCCCGATGGCCGCTCCGGCGCCGGGCACTGCCTCCATGCCCGCTGGCTCCTCGAATGCCGTCGTCGCGCCGCTCGCCGGCTCGGTGGCCCGCATCCTGGTCAAGGAGGGCGACGAGGTGACCGCCGGCCAGGTGCTGGTGGTGCTCGAGGCCATGAAGATGGAGACCGAGATCACCGCCCCGGCGGCTGGCAAGGTCGGCTCCATCCTGGTTGAGGCGGGGACGCCCGTGCAGGGTGGCCAGGCCCTCATCGAGCTGGCCTGA
- a CDS encoding SDR family NAD(P)-dependent oxidoreductase encodes MSSDANSKRKIALVTGASSGIGAATARHLAGEGYHVICAARRIDRIQAVADEIGGRALACDVTDAEQVDTLAREVGDRLDLLVNNAGGAVGLEPVSEADLEAWRTMFEVNVFGTARVTKALLPALEQAEGTIVFVTSTAADGAYEGAAGYCGAKSAERAIVEACRLELFDRPVRVTEIAPGMVHTDEFSLTRFHGDQTKADKVYAGVDEPLVADDVADAITWMATRPRHVNIDRMTIRPRAQASQFKVHREG; translated from the coding sequence ATGAGCAGCGACGCCAACAGCAAGCGAAAGATTGCCCTCGTGACGGGTGCCTCCTCCGGCATCGGGGCGGCCACCGCCCGCCATCTGGCCGGTGAGGGCTACCACGTGATCTGCGCCGCCCGGCGCATTGACCGGATCCAGGCCGTGGCCGACGAGATCGGTGGACGTGCCCTTGCCTGCGACGTGACCGACGCCGAGCAGGTGGACACCCTTGCCCGCGAGGTTGGTGACCGGCTGGACCTGCTGGTGAACAATGCCGGTGGCGCCGTCGGCCTGGAGCCGGTCTCGGAAGCCGATCTGGAGGCCTGGCGCACCATGTTCGAGGTCAATGTCTTCGGAACCGCTCGGGTGACCAAGGCCCTGCTCCCGGCCCTGGAACAGGCGGAGGGCACCATCGTCTTCGTCACCTCGACCGCCGCCGACGGTGCCTACGAGGGCGCGGCCGGCTACTGCGGCGCAAAGTCGGCCGAGCGCGCGATCGTCGAGGCCTGCCGGCTCGAGCTCTTCGACAGGCCCGTCCGGGTGACCGAGATCGCCCCCGGCATGGTGCACACCGACGAGTTCAGCCTGACCCGCTTCCACGGGGACCAGACCAAGGCGGACAAGGTCTATGCCGGGGTGGACGAGCCCCTGGTGGCCGACGACGTCGCCGATGCCATCACCTGGATGGCCACTCGCCCGCGGCACGTGAACATCGACCGGATGACCATCCGCCCGCGGGCCCAGGCCTCGCAGTTCAAGGTCCACCGCGAGGGCTGA
- a CDS encoding phosphoglyceromutase: MTYKLILLRHGESEWNQKNLFTGWVDVDINEKGVGEAKKAAELLQAEGLLPEKLHTSLLRRAIHTAYLALDGCDRHWIPVERSWRLNERHYGGLQGLDKAETLSKYGEEQFMAWRRSYDTPPPVLDKDAEYSQFHDARYADIPEAERPQTECLKDVVARMLPYWESNIKPDLAAGKTVLVTAHGNSLRALVKHLDGISDSDIAGLNIPTGIPLYYELDDNFKPVTKGGKYLDPEAAKASIEAVKNQGKK, encoded by the coding sequence ATGACCTACAAGCTCATCCTGCTCCGCCACGGCGAGAGTGAGTGGAACCAGAAGAACCTGTTCACCGGCTGGGTGGACGTCGACATCAATGAGAAGGGCGTCGGCGAGGCCAAGAAGGCCGCCGAGCTGCTCCAGGCCGAGGGCCTGCTGCCGGAGAAGCTGCACACCTCCCTGCTGCGCCGCGCCATCCACACCGCCTACCTGGCCCTTGACGGTTGCGACCGTCACTGGATCCCCGTCGAGCGCAGCTGGCGCCTCAACGAGCGTCACTACGGCGGTCTGCAGGGCCTGGACAAGGCCGAGACCCTGTCCAAGTACGGCGAGGAGCAGTTCATGGCGTGGCGCCGCAGCTACGACACCCCGCCGCCCGTGCTGGACAAGGACGCCGAGTACTCGCAGTTCCATGACGCCCGCTACGCCGACATCCCCGAGGCCGAGCGTCCCCAGACCGAGTGCCTGAAGGACGTCGTGGCGCGCATGCTGCCCTACTGGGAGAGCAACATCAAGCCCGATCTGGCCGCCGGCAAGACCGTCCTGGTCACCGCCCACGGCAACTCGCTGCGCGCCCTGGTCAAGCACCTGGACGGCATCAGCGACTCGGACATCGCCGGCCTGAACATCCCCACCGGCATCCCGCTGTACTACGAGCTGGACGACAACTTCAAGCCCGTCACCAAGGGTGGCAAGTACCTGGACCCGGAGGCCGCCAAGGCGTCCATCGAGGCCGTCAAGAACCAGGGCAAGAAGTGA
- the phoU gene encoding phosphate signaling complex protein PhoU, whose amino-acid sequence MRETYHEELNDVVNQLVSMSSNVRTQVHDATRALLEADLRIAERVIADDARLDAMHEQIEKQCFQLLARQAPVAGELRTIVAALRMVFELARMGDLAAHVAKIARLRYPEHAVPAPLEANFTRMAQLADAMIAAAGRTLDDRDVEEASKLAENDEEMDELRAEQFKVLLADDWEHGVEMAVDAALLGRYYERIADHAVAMGRRIIYVITGEAPDGENWPNA is encoded by the coding sequence ATGCGCGAGACCTATCACGAAGAACTCAACGACGTCGTCAACCAGCTGGTGAGCATGAGCAGCAATGTGCGCACCCAGGTGCATGACGCCACCCGGGCGCTGCTGGAGGCCGACCTGCGCATCGCCGAGCGCGTCATTGCCGATGACGCCCGTCTCGACGCCATGCACGAGCAGATCGAGAAGCAGTGCTTCCAGCTCCTGGCCCGCCAGGCCCCCGTCGCCGGGGAGCTGCGCACCATCGTCGCTGCCCTGCGCATGGTCTTCGAGCTCGCCCGCATGGGTGACCTCGCGGCCCACGTCGCCAAGATCGCTCGCCTGCGCTACCCCGAGCACGCCGTGCCGGCACCCCTGGAGGCCAACTTCACCCGGATGGCCCAGCTGGCCGACGCCATGATCGCCGCCGCCGGCCGCACCCTGGACGACCGGGACGTCGAGGAGGCCAGCAAGCTGGCCGAGAACGACGAGGAGATGGACGAGCTGCGCGCCGAGCAGTTCAAGGTGCTGCTGGCCGATGACTGGGAGCACGGCGTGGAGATGGCCGTCGATGCCGCCCTGCTGGGCCGCTACTACGAGCGCATCGCGGACCACGCCGTCGCCATGGGCCGCCGCATCATCTACGTGATCACCGGCGAGGCCCCCGACGGCGAGAACTGGCCGAACGCCTGA